A window of Candidatus Poribacteria bacterium contains these coding sequences:
- a CDS encoding iron-containing alcohol dehydrogenase: MLRDDCSHEKIGRLPSIVRCPIASVREHREAIVLTTDPAWNTVRDIDINTQHPRYVEGNTQADMAALADACTGEVVYGIGGGLAIDTAKYVAAAKGIPLVALPTILSTDAFLTDATGVRENGCVHYLPSKAPDTVIIDMDVLCNAPAAMRASGAADVLSIATALWDWQEAEKMGANPSNQQLTPQAIGIASTLLQTLLDNAREIGRGTPTGLKLLLDLLCMEVQLCYQCGHSRVEEGSEHYFVYALENHLTPPEEECSDTETLNGDPLLHGELVGLGILLMAVLQSQPWTQYRHALECLQINYFPSTVARDAIAETLINLSDYVAQHQLPYTVATSLRITPDIAERTIQTILD, from the coding sequence ATGTTGCGAGATGATTGTTCTCATGAAAAAATTGGACGATTGCCAAGCATTGTAAGATGCCCCATTGCAAGTGTTAGGGAGCATCGCGAGGCTATCGTTCTAACAACAGATCCGGCGTGGAATACTGTGCGTGATATTGATATTAACACGCAACATCCGCGCTACGTTGAGGGGAATACGCAGGCAGATATGGCTGCACTCGCGGACGCCTGTACGGGTGAAGTGGTCTACGGTATCGGTGGAGGCTTGGCAATTGATACTGCCAAATATGTTGCTGCTGCAAAAGGAATCCCACTCGTAGCACTCCCCACCATTCTATCAACTGATGCTTTTCTTACGGATGCGACAGGCGTTAGAGAAAATGGGTGTGTCCACTATCTGCCCTCAAAAGCACCGGATACTGTGATTATAGATATGGATGTCTTGTGCAATGCCCCTGCCGCAATGCGAGCAAGTGGTGCTGCGGATGTTCTCTCAATCGCGACAGCGCTCTGGGATTGGCAGGAGGCAGAGAAGATGGGGGCAAATCCATCAAATCAACAACTGACACCACAAGCGATTGGCATAGCAAGTACGCTTCTTCAAACGCTTCTGGATAACGCACGGGAAATCGGGCGCGGGACGCCAACCGGTTTGAAACTCCTACTCGATCTGCTCTGTATGGAGGTCCAACTCTGCTATCAATGCGGACATAGCCGCGTTGAAGAGGGAAGCGAACATTACTTTGTCTATGCCCTTGAGAACCATTTGACACCCCCTGAAGAGGAATGTTCCGATACCGAGACTCTAAATGGGGACCCCCTCTTACACGGTGAATTGGTTGGACTTGGCATCCTTCTGATGGCTGTGTTGCAATCGCAACCTTGGACACAGTATCGTCACGCTTTGGAGTGTTTGCAGATTAACTATTTTCCATCGACTGTTGCCCGTGATGCAATTGCCGAAACGCTTATTAACCTATCCGACTACGTCGCGCAACACCAACTTCCATATACCGTGGCGACATCTTTACGGATCACTCCCGATATTGCCGAACGGACGATACAAACGATATTAGATTAA